A single genomic interval of Noviherbaspirillum cavernae harbors:
- a CDS encoding TlpA disulfide reductase family protein, translated as MKKNILAAGLVGVLFAAIGVYFGARHFEPVPPQSGAVASLLAQSMPDATGTTQQLSKWKGRALVVNFWATWCAPCVDEMPELSALQTSIASDNIQIIGIGIDSATNITEFASKYKITYPLYVGGVNGTELSRQLGNPTGGLPFTVLIGKDGAVKKTYLGRLKMEELRKDLKRLHEQG; from the coding sequence ATGAAGAAAAACATTCTCGCGGCCGGATTGGTCGGCGTGCTCTTTGCCGCAATCGGCGTGTATTTTGGCGCAAGGCATTTCGAACCAGTACCGCCACAAAGCGGCGCGGTGGCCAGCCTTCTCGCGCAATCCATGCCGGACGCAACCGGAACGACTCAACAATTATCCAAATGGAAAGGCCGGGCCCTGGTTGTCAACTTCTGGGCAACCTGGTGCGCACCTTGCGTTGACGAGATGCCGGAGTTGTCGGCTTTGCAAACCAGCATCGCATCGGACAATATACAAATCATCGGCATCGGCATCGACTCTGCGACCAACATTACCGAATTCGCTTCAAAATATAAAATCACGTATCCGCTCTACGTTGGCGGAGTCAATGGCACCGAGCTGTCGCGCCAACTTGGCAACCCCACCGGCGGACTGCCCTTCACCGTACTCATCGGCAAAGACGGCGCAGTAAAAAAGACTTATCTCGGCCGTCTGAAAATGGAAGAGCTGCGCAAGGATTTGAAGCGGCTTCATGAACAAGGATAA